The Macrobrachium nipponense isolate FS-2020 chromosome 1, ASM1510439v2, whole genome shotgun sequence genome includes a window with the following:
- the LOC135219967 gene encoding probable phosphatase phospho2 isoform X2: protein MQIVASLLTKTSAWKAMESKDVKVLLAFDFDHTLIDNNSDTYIYKLAPGHKIPADLKNLYRKDGWTHYMGEVFKYLHSNGMRKEDILNCLKEIKLTDGMRELLIGVPKDLTEFIIISDSNVVFIDHILQNLGIRELFCNIFTNPAEFDENGCLHLQMYHHQDWCSLSTKNLCKGSILANYVKSREEEANVHFSTIAYVGDGVNDFCPSLRLKYCDIVFPRCGYDLLNVIPKMEVEKGLKLDADVCPWDTGKDILERLLLCYNGVGHLEVPRPRVRDQLLKVEN from the coding sequence ATGGAAAGTAAGGACGTGAAAGTTCTCCTTGCTTTTGATTTTGACCATACCCTCATTGACAACAATAGTGACACTTATATCTATAAACTTGCCCCAGGCCACAAGATTCCAGCAGATCTGAAGAACTTGTATCGTAAGGATGGTTGGACCCACTACATGGGGGAAGTATTCAAGTATCTTCACAGCAATGGCATGAGAAAAGAGGACATTTTGAATTGcttaaaggaaattaaactgACAGATGGAATGAGAGAATTGTTAATTGGAGTTCCAAAAGACCTTACAGAATTTATCATTATATCAGATTCCAATGTAGTATTTATTGATCACATTTTACAAAACTTAGGCATAAGGGAactcttttgtaatatttttacaaaTCCAGCAGAATTTGATGAAAATGGATGTTTGCATCTTCAGATGTATCATCATCAAGACTGGTGTAGTCTTAGCACAAAGAATTTATGTAAAGGTTCCATTTTGGCAAATTATGTCAAATCTAGGGAAGAGGAAGCCAATGTTCACTTTTCAACCATAGCATATGTTGGTGATGGAGTGAATGATTTCTGTCCTAGTCTCCGTTTGAAATATTGTGATATTGTTTTTCCCAGGTGTGGCTATGACCTTTTAAATGTCATTCCTAAGATGGAAGTTGAAAAGGGGTTGAAACTTGATGCAGATGTTTGTCCATGGGATACTGGCAAAGATATTTTAGAAAGACTGCTGTTATGTTATAATGGAGTTGGTCATCTGGAAGTCCCAAGACCAAGAGTAAGAGACCAACTTCTTAAAGTTGAAAATTAG
- the LOC135219967 gene encoding probable phosphatase phospho2 isoform X3 yields MESKDVKVLLAFDFDHTLIDNNSDTYIYKLAPGHKIPADLKNLYRKDGWTHYMGEVFKYLHSNGMRKEDILNCLKEIKLTDGMRELLIGVPKDLTEFIIISDSNVVFIDHILQNLGIRELFCNIFTNPAEFDENGCLHLQMYHHQDWCSLSTKNLCKGSILANYVKSREEEANVHFSTIAYVGDGVNDFCPSLRLKYCDIVFPRCGYDLLNVIPKMEVEKGLKLDADVCPWDTGKDILERLLLCYNGVGHLEVPRPRVRDQLLKVEN; encoded by the coding sequence ATGGAAAGTAAGGACGTGAAAGTTCTCCTTGCTTTTGATTTTGACCATACCCTCATTGACAACAATAGTGACACTTATATCTATAAACTTGCCCCAGGCCACAAGATTCCAGCAGATCTGAAGAACTTGTATCGTAAGGATGGTTGGACCCACTACATGGGGGAAGTATTCAAGTATCTTCACAGCAATGGCATGAGAAAAGAGGACATTTTGAATTGcttaaaggaaattaaactgACAGATGGAATGAGAGAATTGTTAATTGGAGTTCCAAAAGACCTTACAGAATTTATCATTATATCAGATTCCAATGTAGTATTTATTGATCACATTTTACAAAACTTAGGCATAAGGGAactcttttgtaatatttttacaaaTCCAGCAGAATTTGATGAAAATGGATGTTTGCATCTTCAGATGTATCATCATCAAGACTGGTGTAGTCTTAGCACAAAGAATTTATGTAAAGGTTCCATTTTGGCAAATTATGTCAAATCTAGGGAAGAGGAAGCCAATGTTCACTTTTCAACCATAGCATATGTTGGTGATGGAGTGAATGATTTCTGTCCTAGTCTCCGTTTGAAATATTGTGATATTGTTTTTCCCAGGTGTGGCTATGACCTTTTAAATGTCATTCCTAAGATGGAAGTTGAAAAGGGGTTGAAACTTGATGCAGATGTTTGTCCATGGGATACTGGCAAAGATATTTTAGAAAGACTGCTGTTATGTTATAATGGAGTTGGTCATCTGGAAGTCCCAAGACCAAGAGTAAGAGACCAACTTCTTAAAGTTGAAAATTAG